The segment GGCCGAGCCGGGGGGTAGTCCCTTCTCGGATCATGTAGTTCGGGTCGAGCGAAAGGGTGACGAGGACTCCTTCGGGCTGGTTCGGCTCGGTGAAGGTAAACGCGAAGACCTCGCCCACCCGAACGCCGCTCTTGCGCACGGGGATGCCCCGATCGACGCCCGGGGCTTCGGGAAAGAAAACGGTGACGAAATGCCGTTCCTGAATCAGGGCCGGGGCCTCGAACCAGACGATCAGCATGGTCAGCACCATGCCGGCGACAATGACGAACATGCCGATCCGAAATTGCATCACGCGTTCGTTCATGGTCGGCTCTCTCGCGAGGGGTGGTGATCGTGCTGCGTTGGTCCAAGTATGCCTGGTGCGCGGCTCGGGGGGAGGGGTTTGTGGCGCCGATCCGGAATTCCTGGCCTCCGCGCGGCGGATCGATCAGCCCCGGGCGCTGTTCAGCTCGCTCAGGCGTTCGCCCGCTTCGCCCCGAACAAACTGGCGAACGCGGGGGTCGGGGTGATCCTCGATCGCGTCGGGGGGGCCATCGTAAAGGATCTGGGGCTCGTCGGGTTTCAACCGGGCGAGGGGGTAGAGCATGATCACCCGGTCGGCCACCTTGGTGACGGTCTTCATGTCGTGCGTCACCACCACGCCGGTCGTGTGCTTCGTGCGTTGGGTTTGCAGGATCAGCTCGTTGATCACGTCGCTCATGATCGGATCAAGCCCCGTGGTCGGCTCGTCGTAAAGCATCACCTGCGGATCGAGCGCCAACGCCCGGGCCAGGCCGACGCGCTTGCGCTGGCCTCCCGACAACTCGGCGGGCTTTTTCGGTTCGATCCCGATCGGCAGGCCGACTTCTCGGAGCCGTTCGTGGACGATCCGGCGGAGCATCCGTTCGTCGTACAGCCCGTGCTCTCGGGGGCCGAAGGCCACGTTGTCATAGATCGTCAGGCTGTCGAACAGGGCGGCCATCTGAAAGAGGAAGCCGAACCGGAGGCGGACCTGATTCAATTCGTACGAACTCAGGCGGTTCAGGTCCATCCCTTCAAACAACACCGTCCCCTCGGTCGGTCGCATGAGACCGATCATGAGCTTGAGCAGGACCGTCTTGCCGCAACCGCTCTCGCCGATGATGCACAGCGTCTGCCCCTTGGGCACCCGGATCGTCACGTCTCGCAAAACTTGCTGATGCCGGAAGGTCATGCCGATGCCTTCCAGCGCGATGACCGGCTCGGCCCCTTCGGTCGATCCGGCAACGGAGGCCGTGGACGGGCTGGGCGAGGTGTTGCTCATCGGCGTGCGAATCCCCTCGGGTTGCCTCAGACCAGGGTGTCGGCCTCGGGCCAGATCGCGATGTAGAACTTGTTCCAGGTCAGACCCAGGCAGAAATCGAGAAAGAGGATGGCCACGAACGACGTCACAAACGCCTCGGTCGCCGCCTTGCCCACCCCCTCGGCCCCGGCCGAGCAGTTGAAGCCGCGATGGCAACTGATCAGGGCGATCGCCGCGCCGAAGAAGTAGCTCTTGAAGACCCCGGCGAAAATGTCGATCCCGCCGACATACGACCTTGAATGCGCCCAGTAATGGTACGAATCGACCCCGAGCATCTGCGTGGCCACGACCGCCCCGCCGATGATCCCCATGAAGTCGGCCATCAAGGTCAGCAGCGGGATCAACAAGACGCAGGCGAGCAACCGGGGAACGGCCAGATAGGCGATCGGGTTCGCGCCGAGCACGTCGAGCGCGTCGATCTGCTCGGTCACGCGCATTGTGCCCAGCTCGGCGGCCATGGCCGACCCGACCCGACCGGCGAGCATCGTCGCGGCCAGGACCGGCCCCAACTCCTTGACCAGCGAGATATTGATGACCGACCCCAGCCGCGTCTCCATCCCCATTGCCGCAAACTGCCGGTGCGCCTGCACGGCCAGCACCATCCCAATGAACATCCCCGTAATCGCCACCACCGGCATGCTCTTGACGCCGATCAGGTAGAAATTCGGCACCAGGGTCGCCCACCTCGGCCGACGGCGGAGCAGCCACATCAGGGTCAACGCCGAGAAGACGGCCACATTGCCGACCTCGGCCACCACGTCGAAGAATTGCTCGCCGAGTTTTTGGACCGGCGAGTCCTCGGGCGGGCGAGCCGGCGCGGGGCGGGGTGCTGAAGGGGGTGAACTCGACGCAGTCGTTGACGACGACGACGACGAAGGAGAGGGGGCGTCGGCGGTCCTGGCTTCCATGACGAGGGCTCCTGGCCCCTGGCCCGATCGCTCGGCGATGGCGGTCGGTCGGTCGTTCGGGGTCGGCCGTGGCGGGTGTCCGGGCGAGGGGCATGCCTCCGTGCGGGGGATGACCGGTCCGATCGACGACGGCTCAGGCTCAGGCTCAGGCTCAGGCTCGGATCATCCCACACCCATTCTCTGCGATCCTGCGCCGTTGGCAAGCCGAAGATCTGCGAATGGCAGCACTCGGCAAACCTCCGAGCGGTTGCTGCCCGGGGCCAGTCGCCCTTGTGCGATGAGCCGAAGTTCGGAATGATCGCGTCTCAAGAGGCATCGCGCTTGCAACGCTCATCGGACGCCTCGCAGGCCGCCGATCGTCTGGAAATGGCCGTCAGCGGTTTTCCCCTCAAGATCCGCCTCCCGACACCGAACATCTCAGTATCAGGATCGGATGCGCGTTGCCTGGGTGGGCGGAAGGATGAGACTGCGATGGGAATGGACGTTATCCTCGGCGCGATGGTGGTGATCGCTGCCCTTCGAGGCTGGTTCCGAGGGTTTTTCGCGCAGGCCATCCGCATCGGGGGCCTGGTCGGAGGAATCTACCTCGCCGCCCCCCTGCGCGACCTGGCCCGGCCGATCGTCGCCGCTCGCCTGACCTCGATGACGCCCGAATTACTCGATCGCCTCCTCTGGTGGGTGGCGTTGGTCGTGGCGTTCGTCGTCCTGACCGGCGTGGCCACGGGCATCCTCATGGCCTCTCGACGCCGGATCACCCGCGATCGAATCGCCTCCGGAGTGGCCGGCCCGTCGCACCGCGGCGACCAGTCGGCCGGCGCCCTGCTGGGGGCCGCCAAGGGGGCCATTGTCGTGGCCTTCCTCCTCTCGGCCATCCAGCCGTACATGCCCGAGTACGTCGCGTCGGGCGGCTGGGTCGGCGAACAGGTCGAAACGTCGTATGTCCTTGCCTGGTCAGCTCGTTACGAGCCGGCTCGCCGCCTCTGGGAAGCCGAGCCGGTCCAGGCCCTCGTCACCCACGTCCGCCAGATGGGGCTCGGAGGCACCGACTCCGACGCCGACGCCGACCCCGAATCGACAGGCTCGGAGGACGACTCCCGCGGCATCTTCGCCATCGAGGCGTCCCAGCCCGAAACCCAGGCCCGCGCCCCGGCCCGTCGTCCGGCCCCCCTCGCGGTCGAATCGAAGCCCTCGGAGCCGCCGAAGGATCTCCAATCCGCCCTGGAGGAGGTCCGCCGCGACCTGGAAAAGCTCGACGCCTTGCGCAACCTCATGCCTCGCTGAGCTTGACCCCCTCGGCAATCGTCGGCACACTCCCCTGGCCGGGCATCGCGCAGGAGGAATGCCCGGGGGAGTCTTTTTGCCATGCGCGACGGATCGCCCGAACTCGACCAGCCTCGAACCGCCCCGACCTGGATGGCCTACGCCCTGCTGTTCGGCCTCTCGCTCACTCTGGGCGGATATCGTTCGCTCGACGGCGACCAGGCGTATCGGCTCCCCTTGCTCCTTCATCAGCAAGATCCCGCCGTCTTTGCCGATGACCCCTTCATCCGCGCCTTCGACGCCTTCAACCCCCACCGGGGTTATCTCACCTTGCTCGACGGCCCAAGCCGCCTGATCGGCTTACCCGCCGCCTTGTTCCTGCTTTACGCGATGACCTACGGGGTGACCTGCCTCGGCGTCCGATCGCTCGCCAGGTCAATCTGGCCCAAATCGGGCGAATGGGTCGGCGTGCTGGCCGTCGCGCTCCTCTTGCTGGCCGATGCGGGGAACATCGGCACCAACCACCTGTTCGAGCCGATGCTCCTCGACCGCCTCATCGCCTTCGGCCTGGGATGGGTGGCTCTTGCCCTGTTCGTCCGCGGCTTCGAGCGGTGTTCGATTTCCCCCTCACCCGACCTTCGGGCCCCCCCTCGCTCGATTTGGGGGCGAGGGATGGGAGTCCTGGCCATCGCCGGGCTGATCGGTCTGGCCGGTCTGGTGCATCCGGCGCTCGGGATGCAACTGGGCATGCTCCTCGCCGCCGGCTGGCTGCTGGGGCTGATCGTGCCGGGGCGATTGGCGATGGATCGGCGATCGGCGGCCCTCGGCCTCGTTGCCCTGGCCGTGGCCCTGCTGCCGACGGCCTTGATGCAGGCCCCTCAAAAGGCGGCCCTGTTTGAGGGGCTCGACCCGGAAACGTTCCGCGTGCTCAGCTTCACCGTTCAGGGTCCGCAGCACATGCTGCCGCACCTCTGGCGGCCGATGCAGTGGCTCGCCTGGTTCGCCTACGTGAGCCTGGCGGGCGTGACCCTCTGCGATCTCGGGCGGCCGTGGTCGGTGGCTCGATCCCGCTGCGTCGCCTTGCTCGGTATCCTGCTCGCGGCGTTGGCGCTGGCCTGGGTGGCGATCGAGGTGCTTGGCGATCCTCGCGTGACCATCTTCCAGCCCTTCCGCATGGCAACCGTCGTGCGAGGGCTTTGCCTGGTCGTCATCGCCGATCGCATTCGATCGCTCGCCATTCGGGGGGATTTCGGTGGGATTCTCCGAGCCGCGTTGCTCGTTTCGGGACTCGGAAGTGACGGGGCAATGGTGGTCGCCGTCGCCACCGAGCTAACCTGGACCCTCGGCGATCGCCTGCGACTCCCCCGCATCGCTGCGTCCTGTGGGTTGGCGGTACTGGCCGGAGGGATCGCGTATCTGTTCCGGCACGATCCCGAAGCGGGATACGTCCCGTTGCTGCTTGGCCTGGGTGGGGCGATGCTCGTGGGAGCCTGGCGTTTTCGAATCAGACACGTGCCCGCCTGGACCCCCGGCCGGGCGATCCGCTTAACATGCATCTCCTTTGCCGTGCCGGTGCTGGCCGCCCTCGCCGCGATCGCGCCCGCCGACGGTCCTGCCTGGCTCCAAACCACCCGCGAGGCCCTCATCAGTCGTTGCCGGTTTGCCGAGTCCCCCACCGACGACGTGGAACGCCTGGCCCTCTGGGCTCGATCGCACACTCCGCCCGATGCCCGATTCATCGGCCCGCCCGGTCCGAAGACCTTCCGCCTCTGGTCGCGCCGCGAGGTCGCCTTCAACCGCGCCGCCAGCCCGTACGACGGCCACGGCCTGGCCGACTGGGCCGCCCGATTCGCCGATCACGTCGGCTTCGAGGGGGATGTCGCCTCCTTCGCCCGCGCCTACCTGACCGATCGCCACGCCCTCGAACGCCGCTACCAGGAGATGCCCGACGCCGATCGCGCCGCCCTCGCCCGACGCCAGGGGGCCGATTACGTCCTGGCCGCCGCTCCCGGCGATCAAGCCGAATCGGACGACGACTCCCCGCTCGAACTGCTCCGCATCGACGGTCGTTACGCCATCTACCGGCTCCGGGAGACCCCTGCCCACGATTCGCCCTTGCGACTGGCCGATCGACGATCCGCGAAACCGGACCGCGCGCAGAGACGCAAGGATGCAGAGGAGCGGACCCTCCCGATCCCTTGATCGGTCCCTCACCTCGTTCCTTGCTCCTCCCGTCTCCTCCTCTCTGCGCCTCCGCGTCTCTGCGCGCGATCTTCCCCCCTCCTGTCCTCCTGCCCCCCGACTGACTAGAATAGCGTCTTGTTCGGCCAACGCCTCCGCCTTGCCCGTAGCCGCCCTGAGTCCTTCCCCCATGTCCAATCCTTCCCCCGGCGACCTGGCCATCCGCGTTCAGAACCTCCGCAAGGTCTACCCCGCCCGCACCGGCCCGGTTGTGGCGGTGGATGGGCTCGACCTTGAGGTCGTCTCCGGAGAGTGCTTCGGCCTCCTCGGACCCAACGGCGCGGGCAAGACGACGACGGTCGAGATCCTCGAAGGCCTGAACGACGCCACAAGTGGCGAGGTCGAGGTCCTCGGCCGCCGCTGGGAGACCGAAGCCGACGCCATCCGCGAGCGCATCGGCGTCACCCTCCAGGAAACCCGTTTCCCCGAGAAAATCACCGTCCGCGAGCTGCTCCAACTGTTTCAGAGCTTCTACCGCTCCGGTCCCGACCCCGATTCCCTCATGCCTCTCGTCTCGCTGGAGGCCAAGGCCGACGCCTACGTCGAGACCCTCTCCGGCGGCCAGCAGCGCCGGCTGGCCGTGGCCCTGGCCCTGGTCGGCGATCCCGAACTCCTCTTCTTCGACGAGCCGACGACCGGCCTCGACCCCCAGGCCCGCCGCCAGCTTTGGGACGTGATCCGCAACCTCCGCCACCGCGGCCGAACCATCGTCCTGACCACCCACTACATGGACGAGGCCGAACGCCTCTGCGACCGAATCGCCATCGTCGACCACGGCAAGGTCATCGCCCTCGGCACGCCCGACGAGTTGATTTCGCGGCTCGGCGGCGAGCACATCATCGAGTTCAGCCTCGGCGGCGACGGCCCCGCCTTGCTTCCCGAAGCCTTCGCCGACCTGCCCAGTGTCGCCTCCTCCCGCACCGAAGGTGACGCCTTCGCCCTCGCCGTCCACGAGCCCCACGCCGCCATCCCGGCCCTGCTCGACCGCCTCGAAGACCAGGGCCGCCCCTTGCTCCGCCTCACCACCCGCCGCGTCAGCCTCGAAGACGTCTTCGTCGCCCTCACCGGCCGCCACCTCCGCGAAGACGGCATCGACCCCACGAACGGCGAGGCCCCCTCACCCGGTCGCGGCCGCCGACGACGGTCGAGGGCGGGGTGATGTGCGATCCTCTGAACATGCCTGGTACCGCTTCCAATGAAATAGGGTGGGTTTCTCCCGGGTGGCCCCGGTTGCTCGTCAACCGGGGTCGCGGAGCGACGAGCGGTTTCGGTGCGGCCCCCCGTCCCCTCGTGCGGCTGCGCCGCCCCGGTTGGCGAGCCACCGGGGCCACCCACAACGCATCATTCGAGGGTGGAAGCTGGACTGGCACGATTGCCGCACTGATCCTGGGCCTGTCCTTTCCAGCCGAGTGCCAACCTGGCGACGACTTTCCCGAGGACCTGCGCCGGTGGATCGCCACCGAGCCTCCCCAACTCGAATCCGAGCGATGGTGGGCGGCTCAAGAGAACTTCGAGTATGAATGGGTCGTCTCACTGCGCGACGGTGTGCCTCGGGTCGATCGGCGCGACGTGAGGAGCGAGGAGATGGAGCCGCTCCCCTTCGTCATCGAACCGGGCTCCTCTCGTGATGGGCTCGCGGGTCGGAGGTATGCGATCCGGGTGATCGACGGCTGGCTGGTCGGTTTCAACGGCGGGGAATTCGGCGCGGGGCTCTGGTGGTTCTCGCCCGACGGGAGCCAGCGCGTGAAGCTCGGGGAAGCCTGGATCAACGGCTTCCTCCGGACCGAAACCGGCATCTGGGCCATCGAGGGCCTGGCCCACGGAGCCGATGACTCGGGTCAGCTTCTCCGGATGGTGCAAGCCCCCGGCGGCCGTTGGCAGGCCGAACGATTCCTTGACCTGGGGCAAACCCCCGCAGTCTTCGCAGAGGACGCCGACGGCGGTTTCGTCGTCGCGACACGCGAGCGGCTGATCCGGGTCGATCCCGCCGCCAAGACCATCACAACCTTGATCGAAGAGGTTTTCTGGCAAGGGCTTGATCCCAATTCCATGGTCGTCACCCCAGCCGGGACGATCCTCATCGGGATGCGGCATGGCGTGGCCAGAATCGAGCCGGGGAACGACGGTCATTCCCGGGTCCATTGGCTCTTGCCGAATCAATCATTCGTGGACTTGAAGCCAGTGGAAGGGTTCAAGTAAGGATCGCCCCGACCTCTTCTCAGTCCTGCCTCTCAGACCGCACAAACACCCTGGACAAATACCTCTGCCATGCCCCGCTCCTCCTCCCTCTGGCAACTGTACCTGGCCCGGCTCCGCGAGTTTTACCGCCAGCCGGCGCGGATCTTCTGGGTCTACGGCTTCCCGATCGTCCTGGCCGTGGTGCTGGGCCTGGCGTTCAACTCCGGGGCGCCCGAGGTGGTGGTGGTCGATCTGGTCGAGACCGGCGAGTCCCGGACGATCTTCGGTCTCGTCGCCTCGGCGGTCGATCCGGAAGACGGCCGAGTCGGCGTGGCCCTGAATCTGGTCGGGCCGGAGGAGGCGGCGATTCGGCTCCAGCGCGGGCAGACCCCCCTGGTCGTCGAGCCGACCGGCCCCAACGAGGTCCGCTACCGCTACGATCCGACCCGTCCCGAGGCCCTGGCCGCCCGAGCCGCGTTCGATGACGCCTACCAGCGGGCGCTCGGCCGGGAAGATGTGGCCGATACCACCAACGCCATCATCGACGAACCCGGATCACGTTATATCGATTTCCTGATCCCCGGTTTGATCGGCGTCAACGCAATGGGGGGCGGCCTCTGGGGAATCGGCTTCCTGCTCGTCAACTTCCGCATCGGCAAGCTTCTCAAGCGGTTCCAGGCCACGCCGATGCCCCGCCGCAATTTCCTCCTGGCGATCCTCGGCGCCCGGATCACCTTCCTCATCCCGGATCTTGCCATCCTCCTGACGCTCGGCGTCGTCGGCTTCGGCATGCCGATCCGGGGGAACCTCGGCCTGGTCATTCTGATGGACGTGGTCGGCGCGCTCGCCTTCGCCGGCATCGGCTTATTGGTCGCCAGCCGGGCGCAGACGACCGAAACCGTCAGCGGCCTGATGAACCTGGTGATGATCCCGATGTGGCTCTTCTCGGGGGTCTTCTTCTCCTACGAGCGCTTCCCCGAGGCCATGCTCCCGTTCATCAAGGCCCTGCCGCTCACGCAACTGGTCGATGGCCTACGGCGCGTGATCCTCGAAGGGGCGGCCTTGATGGACGTCGGCTCGAACCTGCTCATCCTCGCCGCCTGGGCGGTCGTTACCTTCGCCATCGCCCTGCGCATCTTCCGCTGGAGCTGAATCGAGCGCGGGCTCCTGTTCTGGCTCTGATTCCGATTCCGATTCCGGTACGGGTTCCGGTTCGTGCCGGATGACCGGGTGGAGAAAGACCTCCAGAAAATCTCCCCAGAACCCGCGAGGGCCGGGCGAGTCGGGCAGGGGGGGAACGTCTTCCTCATCCACCAGCTGCACAAAGAACGACGCCTTGGCCAGCAGCTCGACATCGAGAAACCGCGACGACGACTGCGGCGGCAGTTTCTCCAGCGCCTCTCGGCGGTACAGGCGACAGGGGGAATGCACGTCTCGCAACGGAACCGCAAACAAGAACGCCCACGGTCGGCAGGCGAGCCAACGCGCCACCCGCCCCACGAACGACCGCCGCCGCCGACCGATCACATGATCGGCGTGGTCGATCGCTTTGAGCAACGGGTTCAGATGGGCCTCGGTCCACGGCTCCATCGCCGTGGTCACCAGCACGAGGGGCAGATCCGCCCCCTCCAGGGCTCGCTTCAGGCGATCGGCCCGTGATTCGTACTTGTACGGCTCGATGACGATCCGCAAGGGGCGTCCCCTGCCACCGAGCAACTGGCGCAAGCGCTCCGCGACCGCCTCGGCCTTTGTCTCGTCCTCGGTCAGCACGATGGCCCAGATCCCGGCCGTTTTCGGCACCGGATCCCGGACGGCGTGGGCGTCGAGCGGGTGGAGCGGCTCCTCAAGGCTCGTGCCCGAGGCCGAGGTGACCTCCGTCTCGATCGGATTCGGCGGTGGCTCAGGCGTCTGTGCTGTCGAGGCCAACGGGTCAGGCTCCCGCGCTGGAGGCACCGACCGGCGATCCGGTCGGGATCGGTTCGAGCCCGTCCCGGAAGCGTCGGACCGCCTCGGTAAAGCCGGAGACGAGGCGACGGGCGATCGGCCCCGGCTGGCCGTCGCCGATCGGCGTCTCGTCGATCCGGGTTACGGGAACGATCTCCAGGGTCGTGCCGCTGAGCATCACCTCGTCGGCCCGGTTCAGGTCGTCGAGGCTGATCGTCGCCTCAGCGAACGGGATGCCGAGCGACTCGGCCAGCTTGAGGATGAACCCCCGGCTCGTCCCCGGCAAAATCCCCGGCCCTTCCGGCGTTCCTTCGAGCCGGCCGTCGCGCACCCAGAGTAACGACGAATGCGTCGCCTCGGTCACGATTCCGTCCCGATCGACCAAGACCGCCTCGATGCACCCCCCTTGGTGCGCCGCTTCGTTGGCCAGGACGTTGCCGAGCAGGTTGACCGACTTCACGTCGCACCGCTTCCACCGCAGGTCGGGATGGCTGACCACGGGCACGCCGGTCTGGCGACGCTCGGCGGTGCTTGTGTCGTCGTACGGACCGACGATGATCAGCTCCGTCGGCGGAGTCTCCGGCTCGGGGAAGCGATGACGACGCGGAGCAACGCCCCGGCTGATCTGAATGTAAACCGTCCCTTCCTCGATCCCGCTCGCGGCGATGGTCCGGTGGATGCGGTCGGTCAGCGCCTTGAAATCGACCCCTTCAATCCGCATTTCGTTCAGGCTGCGCGTCAGGCGGGCCAGGTGCTCGGCCTCCAGCCACATCCGGCCGCTGTAGAGCCGCATCACTTCATAAATGGCGTCGCCGAACAGGAAGCCGCGGTCCCAGACCGGGATCTTGGCCTCGGAGGCCGGCATCTGTTCGCCGTTGAGGCAAGCCAGAGGCTCGATGGACGACATTGGCAGACTCTCGGTCAACAGGCCCAGAAACGAGGTTCGATTGCGACCACGATACCCCGGCGCAGGGGGGCGAGACAAGCAGACCCCCCGAGCCGGGGCACCCGTTCTTCCTCTCCGTCATCGGCCGGGGAGTTCACCCTCGGGCGCTCCCGCCAAGGGCCGGTTGGCACTCCATCGAGTTCTGCCAGGCTCGTTTCAGTTTGCGGAGGGCGGTCGCCTCAAGTTTTCGGACCCGATCTCGGGTCAGGCCAAGGGTCTCGCTAATCTCGTTCAAGGGTTTCGGCGGCCCCTCGTCGAGGCCGAGGTGCAGGGTCAACACGTCCCGTTCCATCGGATCGAGCAGGCTCAGACCGTGCCGGAGGGTTTGCTGGCACTCCAGAAGGTCGAGCCGGGCCTCAGGCTGTTCCACCTCGGCGACGGCCTCGGCAAAGGAGGTGTTCTCCTCCGAGGGAGAACCGACATGGCACCGATGCGCCCGCAGGGCCTGCTCGACGTTCTGTTTCTGGGCAAGACTGAGCCCGAGTCTCGCGGCGATCTCGTCGTGGCTTGGCGGGCTGCCGGTTTGTTGCGACAACTCGCGCTCGACCCGATGCCATTTCGTCAGCAGGTTCACCAGATAGACCGGCAGCCGGATCGGGGCCGTCGTGGTCTTCAAGGCGCGTTGGATCGACTCCTTGATCCAGTAACTCGCATAGGTGCTGAACCGAACCCCGAAGCCGGGGTCATAATCCTGCACGGCCCGCAACAACCCCAGGTTTCCTTCCCCCACCAGGTCCTCCATCGGCAGACCTCGCCCGAGGAAATCTCTGGCAATCGCCACGACCAGGCGCAAATTGGCCAGCGCAAGGCGTTCCCGGGCCTGTTGATCCCCCCGCAGGCTCGCCTCGCCCAGCGAGCGTTCCTCGGCCGCGCTCAGAAGCGAGTACGGGTGGATCTGTTCCGAGTACGTGTCGAGCGGCCGGTCGGAAACGCCCGAGTCGTCCCGCAGGCGAACGACCCGAACCGGCCGAGCCGTCCGAGGTGGCCGCACGCTCGTCCGAGCGGTTCCGCGTTCGGGCTGCCTCGCCCGTCCCGTCGTGGTCCGACCCGATCTGTGGGGAGCAATACTGGTATACGACATGGGAGTTCACCTTCGAACACGACGGCCCTCGGGCCGCATCCCATCGTCCACTTCGGTCAAGATTCCCCGACGCCTCCCATGCTCGGAGACAGCGAGGCTCCGTTCTCCTACACGCAACGCAACACACCGAGAAGGACCGCCTTGGTCCGCGTCCACGTCCCGACTCGTCCGAACACAAAAACCCCGATGACCGAGGACCAAATCCTCTGTCACCGGGGCCATCACGACCGGACAGACTCAGGCACTCGCCGCCTTGGCGAATGTTCGATTAAGCTTATTTTCTCGAAAACGATCCGCCAGGTCAACAAAATAAGGCGGCAATTTTTGCAAAAAAATGATCCGGTGTCCTCCCTTGATCGAGTGGAGGACACTGGACCCTCTCGCCCTTATTCCTTCTTCGCCAGGGCCTCGTCGAGCTGGCCCTCGGCCTCGGTGGCGGAGCGGACCTCGCGGTCGACGACGGTGCCGGAGGGGTCTACCAGGATCATCGTTGGCAGGGAGATGATGCCGAACTCGTCGGCCAGGCGGCTCTCCATGCCCCCTT is part of the Tautonia marina genome and harbors:
- a CDS encoding ABC transporter permease, with the translated sequence MPRSSSLWQLYLARLREFYRQPARIFWVYGFPIVLAVVLGLAFNSGAPEVVVVDLVETGESRTIFGLVASAVDPEDGRVGVALNLVGPEEAAIRLQRGQTPLVVEPTGPNEVRYRYDPTRPEALAARAAFDDAYQRALGREDVADTTNAIIDEPGSRYIDFLIPGLIGVNAMGGGLWGIGFLLVNFRIGKLLKRFQATPMPRRNFLLAILGARITFLIPDLAILLTLGVVGFGMPIRGNLGLVILMDVVGALAFAGIGLLVASRAQTTETVSGLMNLVMIPMWLFSGVFFSYERFPEAMLPFIKALPLTQLVDGLRRVILEGAALMDVGSNLLILAAWAVVTFAIALRIFRWS
- a CDS encoding MlaE family ABC transporter permease, which encodes MEARTADAPSPSSSSSSTTASSSPPSAPRPAPARPPEDSPVQKLGEQFFDVVAEVGNVAVFSALTLMWLLRRRPRWATLVPNFYLIGVKSMPVVAITGMFIGMVLAVQAHRQFAAMGMETRLGSVINISLVKELGPVLAATMLAGRVGSAMAAELGTMRVTEQIDALDVLGANPIAYLAVPRLLACVLLIPLLTLMADFMGIIGGAVVATQMLGVDSYHYWAHSRSYVGGIDIFAGVFKSYFFGAAIALISCHRGFNCSAGAEGVGKAATEAFVTSFVAILFLDFCLGLTWNKFYIAIWPEADTLV
- a CDS encoding ABC transporter ATP-binding protein, which encodes MSNTSPSPSTASVAGSTEGAEPVIALEGIGMTFRHQQVLRDVTIRVPKGQTLCIIGESGCGKTVLLKLMIGLMRPTEGTVLFEGMDLNRLSSYELNQVRLRFGFLFQMAALFDSLTIYDNVAFGPREHGLYDERMLRRIVHERLREVGLPIGIEPKKPAELSGGQRKRVGLARALALDPQVMLYDEPTTGLDPIMSDVINELILQTQRTKHTTGVVVTHDMKTVTKVADRVIMLYPLARLKPDEPQILYDGPPDAIEDHPDPRVRQFVRGEAGERLSELNSARG
- a CDS encoding DUF6798 domain-containing protein, whose translation is MRDGSPELDQPRTAPTWMAYALLFGLSLTLGGYRSLDGDQAYRLPLLLHQQDPAVFADDPFIRAFDAFNPHRGYLTLLDGPSRLIGLPAALFLLYAMTYGVTCLGVRSLARSIWPKSGEWVGVLAVALLLLADAGNIGTNHLFEPMLLDRLIAFGLGWVALALFVRGFERCSISPSPDLRAPPRSIWGRGMGVLAIAGLIGLAGLVHPALGMQLGMLLAAGWLLGLIVPGRLAMDRRSAALGLVALAVALLPTALMQAPQKAALFEGLDPETFRVLSFTVQGPQHMLPHLWRPMQWLAWFAYVSLAGVTLCDLGRPWSVARSRCVALLGILLAALALAWVAIEVLGDPRVTIFQPFRMATVVRGLCLVVIADRIRSLAIRGDFGGILRAALLVSGLGSDGAMVVAVATELTWTLGDRLRLPRIAASCGLAVLAGGIAYLFRHDPEAGYVPLLLGLGGAMLVGAWRFRIRHVPAWTPGRAIRLTCISFAVPVLAALAAIAPADGPAWLQTTREALISRCRFAESPTDDVERLALWARSHTPPDARFIGPPGPKTFRLWSRREVAFNRAASPYDGHGLADWAARFADHVGFEGDVASFARAYLTDRHALERRYQEMPDADRAALARRQGADYVLAAAPGDQAESDDDSPLELLRIDGRYAIYRLRETPAHDSPLRLADRRSAKPDRAQRRKDAEERTLPIP
- a CDS encoding ABC transporter ATP-binding protein; this encodes MSNPSPGDLAIRVQNLRKVYPARTGPVVAVDGLDLEVVSGECFGLLGPNGAGKTTTVEILEGLNDATSGEVEVLGRRWETEADAIRERIGVTLQETRFPEKITVRELLQLFQSFYRSGPDPDSLMPLVSLEAKADAYVETLSGGQQRRLAVALALVGDPELLFFDEPTTGLDPQARRQLWDVIRNLRHRGRTIVLTTHYMDEAERLCDRIAIVDHGKVIALGTPDELISRLGGEHIIEFSLGGDGPALLPEAFADLPSVASSRTEGDAFALAVHEPHAAIPALLDRLEDQGRPLLRLTTRRVSLEDVFVALTGRHLREDGIDPTNGEAPSPGRGRRRRSRAG
- a CDS encoding CvpA family protein, with translation MGMDVILGAMVVIAALRGWFRGFFAQAIRIGGLVGGIYLAAPLRDLARPIVAARLTSMTPELLDRLLWWVALVVAFVVLTGVATGILMASRRRITRDRIASGVAGPSHRGDQSAGALLGAAKGAIVVAFLLSAIQPYMPEYVASGGWVGEQVETSYVLAWSARYEPARRLWEAEPVQALVTHVRQMGLGGTDSDADADPESTGSEDDSRGIFAIEASQPETQARAPARRPAPLAVESKPSEPPKDLQSALEEVRRDLEKLDALRNLMPR
- a CDS encoding aminotransferase class IV, whose amino-acid sequence is MSSIEPLACLNGEQMPASEAKIPVWDRGFLFGDAIYEVMRLYSGRMWLEAEHLARLTRSLNEMRIEGVDFKALTDRIHRTIAASGIEEGTVYIQISRGVAPRRHRFPEPETPPTELIIVGPYDDTSTAERRQTGVPVVSHPDLRWKRCDVKSVNLLGNVLANEAAHQGGCIEAVLVDRDGIVTEATHSSLLWVRDGRLEGTPEGPGILPGTSRGFILKLAESLGIPFAEATISLDDLNRADEVMLSGTTLEIVPVTRIDETPIGDGQPGPIARRLVSGFTEAVRRFRDGLEPIPTGSPVGASSAGA
- a CDS encoding sigma-70 family RNA polymerase sigma factor; the protein is MSYTSIAPHRSGRTTTGRARQPERGTARTSVRPPRTARPVRVVRLRDDSGVSDRPLDTYSEQIHPYSLLSAAEERSLGEASLRGDQQARERLALANLRLVVAIARDFLGRGLPMEDLVGEGNLGLLRAVQDYDPGFGVRFSTYASYWIKESIQRALKTTTAPIRLPVYLVNLLTKWHRVERELSQQTGSPPSHDEIAARLGLSLAQKQNVEQALRAHRCHVGSPSEENTSFAEAVAEVEQPEARLDLLECQQTLRHGLSLLDPMERDVLTLHLGLDEGPPKPLNEISETLGLTRDRVRKLEATALRKLKRAWQNSMECQPALGGSARG